A region from the Sulfurivermis fontis genome encodes:
- a CDS encoding autotransporter assembly complex protein TamA, protein MARLRVLFSLLLFLPVAAWAALTVEVRVEGIDGALYDNVMQHLTLAAEREHPLLEPHRLQRLHQRAAEEIRRALRPFGYYRTEVTAELGERNGVWLARYRVAPGPPVRVRELVLELEGAAASDPAFLTWRESFPLREGDVLQHAQYERAKRDLLQLARDRGYFEARLVQQALEVRLADDSARVVLHLASGPRYDFGPVSFEAVALNEELLRRYLTFRPGQPFEAERLFELQRALSDSDYFEFIEVRAGPETAVAGRVPVEVRLRLKPPTRYTFGLGYGTDTGPRLSLGLERRRVNSAGHRFTAEATVSQIQTGVRGVYRIPLQRNPNTDFLSFSGGWEEEVLDTSHRETLTVGTGLTMQLGRWQRTYALTMQKERYSVADQQDTTTLVLPSLNLLRVEADDRLFPREGWRLGAELRGASETLGSDASLLQGILRAKAVLPLAGGRFITRADLGASQTPDFERIPASLRFFAGGDNSIRGYAYKSLGPVNADGEVVGGRHLLVLSGEYEYYFGPIFGAALFYDAGNAFDDGDYDLKRGAGAGLRWRLPFGALRLDVATPVGGGTTDWRLHLTVGPDL, encoded by the coding sequence ATGGCCCGTCTTCGCGTTTTATTTTCCCTGTTGCTGTTCCTTCCTGTCGCGGCCTGGGCCGCGCTGACGGTGGAGGTGCGCGTGGAGGGTATCGACGGCGCGTTGTACGACAATGTGATGCAGCATCTCACGCTGGCGGCGGAGCGCGAGCATCCATTGCTGGAGCCGCATCGTCTGCAACGCCTGCACCAGCGCGCCGCGGAGGAGATCCGCCGGGCCCTGCGGCCCTTCGGCTATTACAGGACGGAAGTGACGGCGGAGCTGGGCGAGCGTAACGGTGTCTGGCTGGCGCGTTATCGGGTGGCGCCGGGGCCGCCGGTGCGGGTGCGCGAGTTGGTGTTGGAGTTGGAAGGCGCCGCAGCCTCCGATCCGGCCTTCCTCACCTGGCGCGAGTCCTTTCCGCTGCGCGAGGGCGATGTGTTGCAGCATGCGCAGTACGAGCGCGCCAAGCGCGACCTGCTGCAACTGGCGCGCGATCGCGGCTATTTCGAGGCGCGGCTGGTGCAGCAGGCGCTGGAGGTGCGGCTGGCGGACGACAGCGCGCGGGTGGTGCTGCATCTGGCGAGCGGACCGCGCTACGACTTTGGTCCGGTCAGCTTCGAGGCGGTGGCGCTGAACGAGGAGCTGCTGCGCCGCTATCTCACCTTCCGTCCCGGCCAGCCCTTCGAGGCGGAGCGCCTGTTCGAGCTGCAGCGCGCCCTGTCCGACAGCGACTATTTCGAGTTCATCGAGGTGCGTGCCGGGCCGGAAACCGCCGTGGCGGGCCGCGTGCCGGTGGAGGTGCGCCTGCGCCTCAAACCGCCCACCCGCTATACCTTCGGCCTCGGTTACGGCACCGATACCGGGCCGCGCCTCAGCCTCGGTCTGGAGCGGCGGCGCGTCAACAGCGCCGGCCACCGCTTCACTGCCGAGGCCACGGTGTCGCAGATCCAGACCGGCGTGCGCGGCGTGTACCGTATCCCCCTGCAGCGCAATCCCAATACCGACTTCCTCTCCTTCAGCGGCGGCTGGGAGGAGGAGGTTCTCGATACCAGTCACCGCGAGACTCTCACCGTCGGCACCGGCCTGACCATGCAGCTGGGGCGCTGGCAGCGCACCTATGCCCTGACCATGCAGAAGGAACGCTACAGCGTGGCCGACCAGCAGGACACCACCACCCTGGTACTGCCCAGCCTCAACCTGCTGCGGGTGGAGGCCGACGATCGCCTGTTCCCGCGCGAAGGCTGGCGCCTCGGCGCCGAGCTGCGCGGCGCCAGCGAGACCCTGGGCTCCGACGCCAGCCTGCTGCAGGGCATCCTGCGCGCCAAGGCGGTGCTGCCCCTGGCCGGCGGGCGCTTCATCACCCGTGCCGACCTCGGCGCCAGCCAAACCCCGGACTTCGAGCGCATCCCCGCCTCGCTGCGTTTCTTCGCCGGCGGCGACAACTCCATCCGTGGCTATGCCTACAAATCCCTCGGCCCGGTCAACGCCGACGGCGAGGTGGTGGGCGGCCGCCATCTGCTGGTGCTGTCCGGCGAGTACGAGTACTACTTCGGCCCGATCTTCGGCGCGGCCCTGTTCTACGACGCCGGCAATGCCTTCGATGACGGTGACTACGACTTGAAGCGCGGCGCCGGCGCCGGTCTGCGCTGGCGCCTGCCCTTCGGCGCCCTGCGCCTGGACGTGGCCACCCCGGTCGGCGGGGGGACGACAGACTGGCGGCTGCACCTGACCGTGGGGCCGGACCTATGA